In Streptomyces sp. NBC_00448, the following are encoded in one genomic region:
- a CDS encoding phytoene desaturase family protein: MDVSSDAQHDAVIVGGGHNGLVAAAYLARAGRNVLLLERLPATGGAAVSTRTFTGVDARLSRYSYLVSLLPRKIVDDLDLRFAVRRRRISSYTPHGDSGLLVDAEDTARTREQFARLTGSERDFEAWQRFYAMTGHVARQVFPTLTEPLPTRAELERRVGDPAAWEALFERPLGETVEAAFTDDVVRGVVLTDALIGTFSHAHDPSLRQNRCFLYHVIGGGTGDWDVPIGGMGAFTDALAAAARAAGARIVTGAEVTGIATDGKIAEVTYEDAGSGRTRTVAARDVLVNASPDALAGLLGAERPPRPEGAQLKVNMLLRRLPRLRDRAVDPRDAFAGTFHAAEGYGQLQTAYEQAAAGRVPDAPPSEIYCHSLTDPSILSPELAATGAHTLTLFGLHAPARLFAADPEGTKRELLAATLAQLDAVLAEPLADCLATDADGRPCLEAKSPLDLEREVGLPGGHIFHRDLSWPYADEEPDGERAGAADGGRYGDTGADVTQATGRWGVGTGCANVFLCGAGAVRGGGVSGVPGHNAARAVLEKAR, encoded by the coding sequence ATGGACGTTTCGAGCGATGCGCAGCACGACGCGGTGATCGTGGGCGGCGGCCACAACGGACTGGTGGCCGCCGCATACCTCGCCAGAGCCGGCCGCAACGTGCTGCTGCTGGAGCGCCTGCCGGCAACCGGCGGCGCCGCGGTGTCGACGCGGACGTTCACCGGGGTAGACGCCCGCCTCTCCCGCTACTCGTACCTGGTGAGCCTGCTCCCCCGCAAGATCGTCGACGACCTGGACCTGCGCTTCGCGGTGCGCCGCCGCCGCATCTCGTCGTACACCCCGCACGGCGACAGCGGGCTGCTGGTGGACGCGGAGGACACCGCGCGCACCCGGGAGCAGTTCGCGCGGCTGACCGGCTCGGAGCGGGACTTCGAGGCGTGGCAGCGCTTCTACGCGATGACCGGGCACGTCGCGCGGCAGGTCTTCCCGACGCTGACCGAGCCGCTGCCGACCCGGGCGGAGCTGGAGCGCAGGGTGGGTGATCCGGCCGCGTGGGAAGCGCTGTTCGAACGGCCGCTCGGCGAGACCGTGGAGGCGGCGTTCACCGACGACGTGGTGCGCGGCGTGGTCCTCACCGACGCGCTGATCGGCACGTTCAGCCATGCCCACGACCCGTCCCTGCGGCAGAACCGCTGCTTCCTCTACCACGTGATCGGGGGCGGCACCGGCGACTGGGACGTGCCGATCGGCGGGATGGGCGCGTTCACGGACGCGCTCGCGGCCGCCGCCCGTGCGGCGGGCGCGCGGATCGTGACCGGCGCGGAGGTGACCGGGATCGCGACGGACGGCAAGATCGCGGAAGTGACGTACGAGGACGCCGGGAGCGGCCGGACCCGTACCGTCGCGGCCCGCGACGTGCTGGTCAACGCCTCCCCGGACGCGCTCGCCGGCCTGCTCGGCGCCGAGCGCCCGCCCCGGCCGGAGGGCGCGCAGCTCAAGGTGAACATGCTGCTGCGCCGCCTGCCGCGGCTGCGGGACCGCGCGGTGGACCCGCGGGACGCGTTCGCCGGCACCTTCCATGCCGCCGAGGGCTACGGGCAGTTGCAGACGGCGTACGAGCAGGCGGCGGCCGGGCGGGTGCCGGACGCGCCGCCGTCGGAGATCTACTGCCACTCGCTGACCGACCCGTCGATCCTCTCCCCCGAGCTGGCCGCGACCGGCGCGCACACACTCACCCTCTTCGGGCTGCACGCGCCCGCCCGGCTCTTCGCGGCCGACCCGGAGGGCACCAAGCGGGAGTTGCTGGCCGCGACGCTGGCCCAGCTCGACGCGGTGCTCGCCGAACCGCTGGCGGACTGCCTGGCCACCGACGCGGACGGGCGGCCGTGCCTGGAGGCGAAGTCGCCGCTCGACCTGGAGCGGGAGGTGGGACTGCCGGGCGGCCACATCTTCCACCGCGACCTGTCCTGGCCGTACGCCGACGAGGAGCCGGACGGGGAGAGGGCCGGGGCGGCGGACGGGGGCCGGTACGGTGATACCGGCGCCGATGTGACCCAGGCCACAGGGCGTTGGGGGGTCGGCACCGGATGTGCGAACGTCTTCCTCTGCGGGGCGGGCGCGGTCCGCGGCGGCGGAGTCAGCGGCGTCCCCGGGCACAACGCGGCAAGAGCGGTACTGGAGAAGGCACGATGA
- the corA gene encoding magnesium/cobalt transporter CorA, with the protein MTNRPAVIHRKDGSRRGFGRQWRRTGRWHSLDGEGDLPEQRRCTADVVVDCAVYEDGCRAASLPPQQALDEARKRGGFAWIGLHEPDAEHLEEIAEVFGLHPLAVEDAVHAHQRPKLERYGDTLFLVLKTVVFVEHEKLTATSEVVDTGEVMIFLGPDFVVVVRHGSAPGLSRVRRALESRPEMLAHGPSAVLHAITDQVVDDYLDVADAVELDVDTLESDVFSPEHGDDASRIYQLKRELIEFKRAVFPMARPLERLTEGADGLINAEMGRYFRDVADHLSHVREHLIAYGELVDGLLSANLSQLAVQQNVDMRRISAGAAILAIPTMIAGFYGMNFHHMPELGWTYGYPIMLGVTAALSGLCYRAFHRVGWL; encoded by the coding sequence ATGACGAACAGGCCCGCGGTGATCCACCGCAAGGACGGTTCCCGGCGCGGTTTCGGCCGCCAGTGGCGGCGCACCGGGCGGTGGCACTCCCTCGACGGCGAGGGCGACCTGCCCGAGCAGCGGCGCTGCACGGCCGACGTGGTGGTGGACTGCGCGGTCTACGAGGACGGCTGCCGGGCCGCCTCCCTGCCCCCGCAGCAGGCCCTGGACGAGGCCCGCAAGCGCGGCGGCTTCGCGTGGATAGGGCTGCACGAGCCGGACGCGGAGCACCTGGAGGAGATCGCGGAGGTCTTCGGGCTGCATCCGCTCGCGGTCGAGGACGCCGTCCACGCCCACCAGCGGCCGAAGCTGGAGCGCTACGGCGACACCCTCTTCCTCGTCCTGAAGACCGTCGTCTTCGTCGAGCACGAGAAGCTCACCGCGACCAGCGAGGTGGTCGACACCGGCGAGGTGATGATCTTCCTCGGCCCCGACTTCGTGGTCGTGGTCCGGCACGGCAGCGCGCCCGGCCTGTCCCGGGTCAGGCGCGCCCTGGAGAGCCGCCCGGAGATGCTCGCGCACGGCCCCTCCGCCGTGCTGCACGCCATCACCGACCAGGTCGTCGACGACTACCTCGACGTCGCCGACGCGGTCGAACTCGACGTCGACACCCTGGAGTCCGACGTCTTCTCCCCCGAGCACGGCGACGACGCCAGCCGCATCTACCAACTCAAGCGCGAGCTCATCGAGTTCAAGCGCGCCGTCTTCCCGATGGCCCGGCCGCTGGAACGCCTCACCGAGGGCGCCGACGGCCTGATCAACGCCGAGATGGGCCGCTACTTCCGCGACGTCGCCGACCACCTCTCGCACGTCCGCGAACACCTCATCGCCTACGGCGAGTTGGTGGACGGCCTGCTTTCGGCCAACCTCAGCCAGCTCGCCGTGCAGCAGAACGTCGACATGCGCCGGATCAGCGCGGGCGCCGCGATCCTCGCCATCCCGACGATGATCGCCGGCTTCTACGGCATGAACTTCCACCACATGCCCGAACTCGGCTGGACCTACGGCTACCCGATCATGCTCGGCGTCACCGCCGCCCTGTCCGGCCTGTGCTACCGCGCCTTCCACCGCGTCGGCTGGTTGTGA
- a CDS encoding small ribosomal subunit Rsm22 family protein, producing MSLVPTVHLPDDLAAALTRRLAATAPTQASAQVDRLIEHYRGATPTAAPVLRDAADAAAYAAYRMPATYAAARSALAALHVRTAGWTPATHLDLGGGTGAARWAVGDVWPGADGPAGTVLDWSAAALDLGRALAADSATPSVRATTWTRAPLSGAPALPAADLVTVSYVLGELTPGDRAALVEAAAAATRPGGVALVAEPGTPDGYARIIGARDRLVAAGFTVLAPCPHSGPCPVTGTDWCHFAARVHRSALHRQVKGGTLPYEDEKFSYVAAARPAGPGDSAGSAGSAEVTGSAAVPAANRIVRHPQTRKGQVLLDLCAAAGDLTRTTVSKRQGPLYREARDACWGDPWPPDQPPAGPDPATGSADPC from the coding sequence GTGTCTCTCGTTCCCACTGTGCACCTGCCCGACGATCTCGCCGCCGCGCTCACCCGCAGGCTCGCCGCCACCGCCCCGACCCAGGCGTCCGCCCAGGTGGACCGGCTGATCGAGCACTACCGCGGCGCCACGCCGACCGCCGCGCCCGTGCTGCGCGACGCCGCCGACGCGGCGGCCTACGCCGCGTACCGGATGCCCGCCACGTACGCCGCCGCGCGCTCCGCGCTCGCGGCGCTGCACGTCCGTACCGCCGGCTGGACCCCGGCCACGCATCTCGACCTTGGCGGCGGCACCGGCGCCGCGCGGTGGGCGGTCGGAGACGTCTGGCCCGGGGCGGACGGCCCGGCCGGCACCGTACTGGACTGGTCGGCGGCCGCCCTCGACCTCGGCCGCGCGCTCGCCGCGGACTCCGCGACGCCGTCCGTGCGCGCCACGACCTGGACCCGCGCCCCGCTGTCCGGCGCGCCCGCCCTGCCCGCCGCCGATCTCGTGACCGTCTCCTACGTGCTCGGCGAGCTGACCCCCGGTGACCGCGCCGCCCTGGTCGAGGCCGCCGCCGCGGCGACCCGGCCCGGGGGCGTGGCGCTCGTCGCCGAACCCGGCACCCCCGACGGCTACGCGCGGATCATCGGTGCCCGGGACCGCCTCGTCGCCGCCGGGTTCACCGTCCTCGCGCCCTGCCCGCACAGCGGTCCGTGCCCGGTCACCGGCACCGACTGGTGCCACTTCGCCGCGCGCGTGCACCGCTCGGCCCTGCACCGCCAGGTCAAGGGCGGCACCCTGCCGTACGAGGACGAGAAGTTCAGCTACGTCGCCGCGGCCCGTCCCGCCGGGCCGGGGGATTCCGCCGGGTCCGCCGGGTCCGCCGAGGTGACGGGCTCGGCCGCGGTGCCCGCCGCGAACCGCATCGTCCGCCACCCCCAGACCCGCAAGGGCCAGGTCCTGCTCGACCTGTGCGCCGCCGCCGGCGACCTCACCCGCACCACCGTCAGCAAGCGCCAGGGCCCCCTCTACCGCGAGGCCCGCGACGCCTGTTGGGGCGACCCGTGGCCGCCGGACCAGCCGCCGGCCGGGCCGGACCCCGCTACGGGCTCCGCCGACCCCTGCTGA
- a CDS encoding sugar transferase encodes MHSAHGDKAPWYLPLTLTVDALGAALPLASLLHRTGRPHAAVCGALAAAAWLAVRACRRRYTAAALGESRGLAAVLGDWLVLLGVLAVLRTAFEENASASLSLAGVGVAPLLATAARAVTHRHLTAARHSARAVRRVLVIGEPSAADHVVGHLTARTGHAYVVVGVVPVGGAKLECAAPVTSRLGPVTPTGPAEDAGIVLGAVREHRAELVLVSPGPRLTAERLRRLSWALHDAGVPLAVVPGLVDVGLARMRVDAPAGLALLHIAPPTRAGTPVALKTAVDRTGAALGLLLLAPLFAVLASAIRLTSPGPAFHRQIRYGRAGAPFTMWKFRTMVVDAESRRPELELSGGNENDGLMFKMRRDPRITRIGRVLRRCSLDELPQLLNVLRGDMSLVGPRPPLPDEVARYDEVARRRLAVRPGITGLWQVSGRSELSWDETLAIDLRYVDNWSLAGDVDVMARTLRAVVDGRGAY; translated from the coding sequence GTGCACAGCGCCCACGGCGACAAGGCGCCCTGGTACCTGCCGTTGACGCTGACCGTCGACGCGCTGGGCGCCGCTCTCCCGCTGGCCTCGCTCCTGCACCGCACCGGCCGGCCGCACGCCGCCGTCTGCGGCGCGTTGGCGGCCGCGGCCTGGCTCGCGGTACGCGCCTGCCGCCGCCGCTACACCGCCGCCGCGCTCGGCGAGAGCCGCGGCCTGGCCGCCGTACTCGGCGACTGGCTGGTCCTGCTCGGTGTCCTGGCCGTGCTGCGCACCGCGTTCGAGGAGAACGCGAGCGCGTCCCTGTCCCTCGCCGGGGTCGGCGTCGCACCGCTGCTGGCCACGGCCGCGCGCGCCGTCACCCACCGCCACCTGACCGCCGCCCGGCACTCCGCCCGGGCGGTCCGCAGGGTGCTGGTGATCGGCGAACCGAGCGCCGCCGACCACGTGGTGGGCCACCTCACGGCCAGGACCGGGCACGCCTACGTGGTGGTCGGGGTGGTGCCGGTGGGCGGCGCGAAGCTGGAGTGCGCGGCGCCGGTCACCTCCCGGCTCGGCCCGGTCACGCCCACCGGCCCGGCCGAGGACGCGGGCATCGTGCTGGGCGCGGTCCGCGAGCACCGGGCCGAACTCGTCCTGGTCTCGCCGGGTCCGCGACTGACCGCCGAGCGGCTGCGCCGCCTGTCGTGGGCGCTGCACGACGCGGGCGTGCCGCTCGCCGTGGTGCCGGGCCTGGTGGACGTGGGCCTGGCCCGGATGCGGGTCGACGCGCCCGCGGGCCTCGCGCTGCTGCACATCGCGCCACCGACCCGGGCCGGCACCCCGGTCGCGCTGAAGACCGCGGTGGACCGGACCGGCGCGGCCCTCGGACTGCTGCTGCTCGCCCCGCTGTTCGCGGTGCTGGCCTCCGCGATCCGGCTCACCTCGCCGGGCCCGGCCTTCCACCGGCAGATCCGGTACGGGCGGGCGGGTGCGCCGTTCACCATGTGGAAGTTCCGCACGATGGTGGTCGACGCGGAGTCCCGCAGGCCCGAGTTGGAGCTGTCCGGCGGCAACGAGAACGACGGGCTGATGTTCAAGATGCGCCGCGACCCGCGGATCACCCGGATCGGCCGGGTGCTGCGGCGCTGCTCGCTGGACGAGCTGCCGCAGCTGCTGAACGTGCTGCGCGGCGACATGTCGCTGGTCGGCCCGCGCCCGCCGCTGCCCGACGAGGTGGCCCGCTACGACGAGGTGGCCCGCCGCCGCCTCGCGGTGCGCCCGGGCATCACCGGGCTGTGGCAGGTCAGCGGGCGCAGCGAGCTGTCGTGGGACGAGACGCTGGCGATCGACCTGCGGTACGTCGACAACTGGTCGCTGGCCGGCGACGTGGACGTGATGGCCCGTACCCTGCGGGCGGTCGTCGACGGACGCGGGGCCTACTGA